A single Lolium perenne isolate Kyuss_39 chromosome 6, Kyuss_2.0, whole genome shotgun sequence DNA region contains:
- the LOC127306332 gene encoding rhamnogalacturonan I rhamnosyltransferase 1: MGLKAAAAAGLKAERLRLPSVAAVARSRMMRLWVLRATTTVLLWTCLVQLTAVGETWGPRVLRGWPSCRMAQHLAVPGPVVDREAAALPPKRIYRNNGYLMVSCNGGLNQMRAAICDMVAIARYLNVTLIVPELDKTSFWNDPSEFQDIFDIEHFITSLRSEIRVLRELPPRMKRRVELGMFHSMPPISWSDISYYHNQILPLVRKHKVIHLNRTDARLANNGLPLDIQKLRCRVNYGSLKFTPQIEELGRRVIRMLRKNGPFLVLHLRYEMDMLAFSGCTEGCTHEEADELTRMRYAYPWWKEKVIDSYVKRKDGLCPLTPEEIALVLRALDIDRNMQIYIAAGEIYGGKSRMASLTSAYPNVVRKETLLEPSDLRFFQNHSSQMAALDYMVSLESDIFVPTYDGNMAKVVEGHRRFMGFKKTILLDRKLIVDLVDHYKSGSLPWDEFSKLIKSVHSNRMGSASRRTVIPDKPKEEDYFYANPQECLRDPDLLRAW, from the exons ATGGGcctcaaggcggcggcggcggcggggctcaAGGCGGAGAGGCTCAGGCTCCCGTCGGTGGCGGCCGTGGCGCGGTCCCGCATGATGAGGCTGTGGGTGCtgcgcgccaccaccaccgtgctGCTCTGGACCTGCCTCGTCCAGCTCACGGCCGTCGGGGAGACCTGGGGCCCGCGCGTCCTCAGGGGCTGGCCGTCCTGCCGGATGGCGCAGCACCTCGCCGTGCCGGGGCCCGTCGTCGACAGGGAGGCCGCCGCGCTGCCGCCCAAGA GAATTTATAGGAACAATGGTTATTTGATGGTTTCATGCAATGGTGGGCTTAACCAAATGCGAGCAGCT ATATGTGACATGGTTGCTATTGCAAGATATTTGAATGTGACCCTAATAGTTCCCGAGTTGGATAAGACATCATTTTGGAATGACCCAAG TGAGTTTCAGGATATATTCGACATTGAACATTTTATAACTTCTCTGAGAAGTGAGATCCGCGTACTCAGAGAATTACCGCCAAGAATGAAGAGAAGAGTGGAATTGGGAATGTTTCACTCAATGCCACCTATTAGCTGGTCAGATATCTCCTATTACCATAATCAG ATACTTCCTTTGGTTCGGAAGCACAAGGTTATCCATCTTAATAGAACTGATGCTAGGCTTGCAAATAATGGTCTGCCTCTGGATATCCAGAAGTTACGTTGTCGAGTGAATTATGGTTCACTGAAATTTACACCTCAAATTGAAGAGTTGGGCAGGCGAGTGATTAGAATGCTTCGCAAAAATGGTCCTTTCTTGGTTCTTCATTTACGATATGAAATGGATATGCTGGCCTTTTCTGGCTGTACCGAAGGTTGCACACATGAAGAGGCAGATGAGCTCACAAGAATGAG ATATGCGTACCCATGGTGGAAAGAGAAAGTTATCGACTCTTACGTGAAAAGAAAAGATGGTCTCTGCCCTTTAACACCTGAGGAGATTGCTCTTGTACTCAGAGCATTGGATATTGACAGAAATATGCAAATATATATTGCAGCTGGAGAGATATATGGTGGAAAAAGCAGAATGGCTTCTCTTACTTCAGCGTATCCTAACGTG GTGAGAAAGGAGACGCTCTTGGAACCATCTGATCTCAGGTTCTTTCAGAATCATTCATCACAGATGGCAGCGCTTGATTATATGGTGTCCCTGGAAAGTGACATATTTGTTCCAACATATGATGGCAACATGGCTAAAGTTGTCGAAGGACATCGCAG GTTCATGGGCTTCAAGAAAACAATCTTGCTGGACCGAAAACTCATTGTTGATCTAGTCGATCATTACAAGAGTGGTTCTTTGCCGTGGGACGAGTTCTCCAAATTAATCAAGTCTGTCCATTCAAACCGGATGGGATCAGCTTCGAGAAGGACGGTGATCCCAGACAAGCCCAAGGAAGAGGACTACTTCTATGCCAACCCACAAGAGTGTTTGCGAGATCCCGATCTTTTACGGGCATGGTGA
- the LOC127306327 gene encoding rust resistance kinase Lr10: MANSSVLPRWGALPALIVLSVLAVLVSDVEGENQCPPFSCGDLHNISYPFRRPGDPAECGVASYELVCSNSKAIIDINTGTYYVTGINYTASYFWAVDANLDMNSSCPLPQWNQLPYPSWRLVSSQLIDLVTGGTWACFLNCSRAITNNSRYKPVTCLSTTNSFVYVLASRYCSIGQLEPSCGYLAMIPFGLRDNFQSGLQGQDASYAGISEFTRKGFAVGFPVGENSRKYSFPEIIKKCLNNSTSYFKQQISGAGILHWARAFFWSDIHFLECLIVCDSSTVSLNVLGRAIISFPKFLAVLCRFVLAPLTVVIFLAFKYWKTNITVNGVDKFLRMQEMLGPMRYAYTDITAITSHFRDKLGQGGYGSVYKGVLLPGDVHVAVKMLEGKANCDGEDFISEVSTIGRIHHINVVRLVGFCSEETRRALVYEYMPQGSLDKYIFSSGKSFSWDRLNEIALGIARGLDYLHQGCDMQILHFDIKPHNILLDSNFVPKVADFGLAKLYPRGNSFVPLSVLRGTVGYIAPEMISRSFGVISSKSDVYSFGMLLLEMAGGRRNADPNAAKSSQAYYPSWVYDCLTEQGVDEISLAAEMHELERKLCIVGLWCIQMKSHDRPAMSEVIEMLEAGIDILQMPSRPFFGDEGRIHVEDSYHLSSELTAISEEDEQNAHL, from the exons ATGGCGAACTCCTCTGTGCTTCCTCGTTGGGGTGCCCTTCCGGCTTTAATTGTCCTTTCTGTGCTTGCAGTCCTTGTATCAGACGTTGAAGGAGAAAACCAGTGTCCTCCTTTCTCCTGTGGCGATCTTCACAACATTTCCTACCCTTTCCGTCGTCCAGGCGACCCAGCTGAGTGTGGTGTGGCGTCATACGAACTGGTTTGTAGCAATAGCAAGGCTATAATTGACATCAACACAGGAACATACTATGTGACTGGCATCAACTATACCGCTTCATACTTCTGGGCTGTAGATGCCAACTTGGATATGAATAGCAGCTGCCCTCTTCCTCAGTGGAATCAACTTCCTTATCCTTCCTGGCGACTTGTTTCAAGCCAGCTTATTGATTTGGTAACTGGAGGCACTTGGGCATGCTTTCTGAACTGTTCACGAGCAATAACGAACAATAGTCGGTACAAGCCTGTTACATGCCTGAGTACGACCAATTCATTTGTTTATGTCTTAGCTAGTCGCTATTGTAGCATCGGACAGCTTGAACCATCTTGTGGATACTTGGCCATGATTCCCTTTGGTCTCCGCGATAATTTTCAATCAGGTCTACAGGGTCAGGATGCAAGTTATGCAGGTATTTCAGAATTTACACGGAAGGGTTTTGCTGTTGGATTTCCTGTTGGTGAAAATTCCAGGAAGTATTCATTTCCTGAGATCATCAAAAAATGCCTTAATAACTCAACCAG CTACTTCAAGCAGCAAATATCTGGCGCAGGCATCCTGCATTGGGCACGAGCTTTTTTCTGGAGTGATATACATTTCTTAGAATGCTTGATAGTTTGTGATTCCTCAACAGTATCCTTAAATGTGCTTGGTAGAGCCATAATATCTTTCCCCAAGTTCCTTGCTG TATTATGCAGGTTCGTGTTGGCGCCCCTGACCGTAGTGATTTTTCTTGCCTTCAAGTACTGGAAAACAAATATAACAGTCAATGGAGTTGACAAGTTCTTACGGATGCAAGAAATGCTAGGACCAATGAGGTATGCATACACTGACATCACCGCAATCACAAGCCATTTCAGAGACAAGCTGGGCCAAGGGGGCTACGGCTCCGTGTATAAGGGTGTTTTGCTGCCAGGCGATGTCCATGTCGCTGTCAAGATGCTAGAGGGCAAAGCCAACTGTGACGGAGAAGATTTCATCAGTGAGGTCTCCACCATTGGTAGGATCCACCACATCAATGTGGTGCGCTTAGTGGGATTCTGCTCAGAGGAAACGAGGAGAGCGCTGGTCTATGAGTACATGCCTCAGGGTTCTCTAGACAAGTACATCTTCTCATCAGGAAAGAGTTTCTCCTGGGACAGGCTCAATGAAATTGCTTTGGGCATTGCAAGAGGGCTCGACTATCTGCATCAAGGGTGCGATATGCAGATATTACACTTTGACATCAAACCACACAACATCCTTCTTGATAGCAATTTTGTCCCAAAAGTTGCTGATTTTGGTCTTGCCAAATTGTACCCAAGGGGAAACAGCTTTGTGCCTCTGAGCGTCTTACGGGGAACTGTTGGGTACATAGCTCCTGAGATGATATCTCGGAGCTTTGGTGTCATATCTAGCAAGTCCGATGTTTACAGTTTTGGGATGCTGCTACTGGAGATGGCTGGAGGGAGAAGGAACGCTGATCCAAACGCAGCAAAGTCAAGCCAAGCCTACTACCCATCGTGGGTGTATGACTGCCTGACTGAACAAGGAGTGGATGAAATATCTCTTGCTGCTGAGATGCATGAGTTGGAGAGGAAGCTCTGCATTGTCGGGTTATGGTGCATTCAGATGAAATCTCATGACCGACCGGCAATGAGTGAGGTCATAGAGATGCTGGAAGCGGGCATTGATATCCTGCAAATGCCTTCGAGGCCCTTTTTCGGTGATGAGGGGCGCATCCATGTGGAGGATTCTTACCACTTGTCATCCGAGCTGACTGCGATCTCGGAGGAGGATGAGCAGAATGCACATCTGTGA
- the LOC127306330 gene encoding heavy metal-associated isoprenylated plant protein 7, producing MGEEQKKPEKKEEAAEEKKPDEPQDIVLKVDMHCQGCAKKVKKSLLKFEGVENVTADSRSKTVVVKSKTADPAKVFERVQRKTKRRVELVSPLLPPPPEEEKKEENPPPPPEEENKEEPPKAITVILKVQMHCGACAKLLEQRISKIEGVELVVTDLPNDQVTVKGVMDQAVLVDIVQRKMRRTAVIVEGEEEKQEDEKKPDQDEKKVDETKADDGHANEHKYEFWPPSWYYVDYVHHFPLAPAPLIDDFSEENPNACAIV from the exons ATGGGAGAA GAACAAAAGAAGCcagagaagaaagaggaggcagcAGAGGAGAAGAAGCCAGATGAACCTCAAGATATTGTGCTCAAAGTAGATATGCACTGCCAAGGTTGTGCAAAGAAGGTCAAGAAATCCCTCCTAAAATTTGAAG GTGTAGAGAACGTGACGGCCGACAGCCGATCCAAGACAGTGGTGGTGAAGAGTAAGACCGCGGATCCTGCCAAGGTCTTTGAGAGGGTTCAGAGGAAGACGAAGAGAAGGGTTGAGCTGgtctccccgcttctgccgccACCTCCAGAggaggagaagaaagaggagaaTCCGCCACCACCTCCAGAGGAAGAGAATAAAGAAGAG CCACCAAAAGCAATCACAGTCATCCTGAAGGTGCAAATGCACTGCGGCGCGTGTGCGAAGCTTCTGGAGCAGCGTATAAGCAAGATAGAAGGTGTCGAGTTGGTCGTGACGGATCTCCCCAATGACCAGGTTACCGTGAAAGGCGTCATGGACCAGGCCGTGCTCGTCGATATCGtccagaggaagatgaggaggacaGCAGTTATCGTCGAAGGGGAGGAGGAAAAACAGGAGGACGAGAAGAAGCCAGATCAAGATGAGAAGAAGGTTGACGAGACAAAAGCCGATGATGGCCATGCCAACGAACACAAGTATGAGTTCTGGCCTCCTTCCTGGTACTATGTCGACTACGTGCACCACTTCCCTCTGGCGCCGGCCCCTTTGATAGACGATTTCAGCGAAGAGAATCCCAACGCTTGCGCCATCGTGTGA
- the LOC127306326 gene encoding protein TIC 20-v, chloroplastic has protein sequence MASAVSLLLLSSPRPLHRAAPSLLRPPTRLPLLTPRPRPRPRLLAAPPRANNDNSDAVGAADRLVAAAAYLYPFLDGAHHGRFVVAQYPFFNALLSPLAPAARLFHSSPLTPFLLFVTLYFAVVRNQQAFSRFVRFNAMQAVALDVLLIVPDLLAQSFAPSGAGIGLDIFMSAENTVFLFLLVCLLYGSGACLLGIVPRLPIVADAAERQVM, from the coding sequence ATGGCCTCCGCCGTATCGctcctgctcctctcctccccgcGCCCGCTCCACCGCGCCGCCCCGTCCCTCCTCCGCCCCCCCACCCGCCTCCCCCTCCTCACcccccgcccccgcccccgcccccgccTCCTCGCCGCACCGCCGCGCGCCAACAACGACAACAGCGACGCGGTGGGGGCAGCCGACCGCCTCGTGGCGGCCGCCGCCTACCTCTACCCGTTCCTCGACGGCGCGCACCACGGCCGCTTCGTGGTCGCGCAGTACCCCTTCTTCAACGCGCTCCTCAGCCCGCTCGCCCCCGCCGCGCGCCTCTTCCACTCCTCGCCCCTCACgcccttcctcctcttcgtcaCGCTCTACTTCGCCGTCGTGCGCAACCAGCAGGCCTTCTCCCGCTTCGTGCGCTTCAACGCCATGCAGGCCGTCGCGCTCGACGTCCTCCTCATCGTTCCGGACCTCCTCGCGCAGTCCTTCGCGCCATCGGGGGCCGGGATCGGGCTCGACATCTTCATGAGCGCCGAGAAcaccgtcttcctcttcctcctcgtctgcCTCCTCTACGGCAGCGGCGCCTGCCTGCTCGGGATCGTGCCCAGGCTGCCCATCGTCGCCGATGCCGCGGAGCGCCAGGTGATGTGA